The following proteins come from a genomic window of Rubrobacter aplysinae:
- a CDS encoding response regulator transcription factor, giving the protein MEETILVVDDDAALLEVMSIMMLSEGYRVLTAENGAEALKISEQENLNLVVLDIMLPQMSGFDVLKKLREQTDVPVVMLTAKSQSVDKVVGLELGADDYITKPFDTKELLARIKAILRRFGRQDGGPVHGDNVMRLGPVELDPEAYTVTRDGDPLELTPTEFKILAMLMRRPGQAFSRSQISEAVSTGSHYLASRYIDVHISRLRGKVETDHRHPQLIQTVPSIGYRASKSAAEAVG; this is encoded by the coding sequence TTGGAAGAGACTATTCTGGTCGTGGACGACGACGCGGCTCTTCTAGAGGTCATGTCGATCATGATGCTCTCCGAGGGGTACCGGGTGCTGACGGCGGAGAACGGGGCGGAGGCCCTGAAGATCAGCGAGCAGGAGAATTTGAACCTCGTCGTGCTCGACATCATGCTCCCGCAGATGAGCGGCTTCGACGTGCTTAAAAAGCTCCGGGAGCAGACGGACGTGCCGGTGGTGATGCTGACCGCCAAGAGCCAGTCGGTGGACAAGGTGGTCGGCCTGGAGCTAGGCGCGGACGACTACATAACCAAGCCCTTCGACACCAAGGAGCTCCTCGCCAGGATCAAGGCCATCCTGCGGCGCTTCGGGCGGCAGGACGGCGGCCCCGTCCACGGCGACAACGTCATGAGGCTCGGGCCGGTGGAGCTCGACCCCGAGGCCTACACCGTTACCAGGGACGGCGATCCTCTGGAGCTGACGCCGACGGAGTTCAAGATCCTGGCGATGCTCATGCGGCGTCCGGGGCAGGCGTTCTCGCGCAGCCAGATCTCCGAGGCCGTCTCGACCGGATCGCACTACCTCGCCAGCCGTTACATCGACGTGCACATCTCCCGGTTGCGGGGCAAAGTCGAGACCGACCATCGCCACCCCCAGCTCATACAGACCGTCCCGAGCATCGGGTACCGGGCCTCCAAGAGCGCGGCGGAAGCCGTAGGCTAG